From Lysinibacillus sp. SGAir0095, the proteins below share one genomic window:
- the modB gene encoding molybdate ABC transporter permease subunit has protein sequence MWNQFWEPIQLSVTVTIAASAIVILAGTLLGYVFARKVFKFKVLLETLFMLPLVLPPSVIGFLLIVIFGNQSFIGGMIKAIFGQTLLFTWHAAVIAASVVAFPLMFQTAKAGFQSIHNGVEEAAIDLGANTRQVFLRVSLPLARKALIAGCVLSSARAIGEFGATLMFAGNIPGVSQTVPTAIYMAIDNGNMFLAWAWVITIMILSFFLLFFVRSKEKNEGTY, from the coding sequence ATGTGGAATCAGTTTTGGGAACCGATTCAATTATCGGTAACAGTAACAATTGCTGCAAGTGCCATAGTTATTTTAGCTGGTACACTATTAGGTTATGTTTTTGCTCGAAAAGTCTTTAAATTTAAGGTGCTGCTTGAAACACTGTTTATGCTTCCATTAGTCCTTCCTCCCTCAGTCATTGGTTTTTTATTAATCGTTATTTTTGGTAACCAGAGTTTTATTGGCGGTATGATAAAAGCAATATTTGGTCAAACACTATTGTTTACATGGCATGCAGCTGTTATTGCAGCTAGTGTAGTCGCTTTTCCTTTAATGTTTCAAACGGCAAAAGCAGGTTTCCAGAGCATTCATAATGGGGTTGAAGAGGCAGCAATAGACTTGGGAGCTAACACAAGACAAGTATTTCTACGGGTATCACTACCTCTAGCAAGAAAAGCGCTCATAGCTGGCTGTGTTCTAAGTAGTGCAAGAGCGATAGGTGAATTTGGAGCAACACTGATGTTTGCCGGGAATATTCCTGGAGTGTCCCAAACAGTTCCAACAGCCATTTATATGGCAATCGATAATGGGAATATGTTTCTTGCTTGGGCATGGGTGATTACGATCATGATTTTATCCTTTTTCCTATTATTTTTTGTTCGCTCAAAAGAAAAAAATGAAGGGACTTACTAA
- the modA gene encoding molybdate ABC transporter substrate-binding protein: MKKRVYICFVFLAVVMGGCSYSSTEKEDPIVLTISAASSLQDVLKAISEEFQKKHTNIEIQYNFGASGSLAKQIEQGAPVDLFFSASSEKFNDLISKELIQESATFISNQLVLITAEDGELQLEKIEDLISDEVHKVSIGSPSIVPAGTYAKQSLDQLNLWPKIESKIVYAKDVRQVLTYVETGNVAAGFVYKTDAIVSENVKIITTVDEESHDLITYPVGILKNTGSLSEAKQFYDFLQSAEVKEIWIKYGFTYIQ, translated from the coding sequence ATGAAAAAACGAGTGTATATATGTTTTGTTTTTTTAGCTGTTGTTATGGGTGGGTGCTCTTATTCCAGTACAGAAAAGGAAGATCCCATTGTATTAACAATCTCAGCAGCATCTAGTTTGCAAGATGTGTTAAAGGCAATTTCCGAAGAGTTTCAAAAAAAGCATACAAACATTGAGATCCAATATAATTTCGGAGCTTCTGGCTCTCTAGCAAAGCAAATTGAACAAGGAGCACCTGTTGATTTGTTTTTTTCCGCCTCAAGTGAGAAATTCAATGACTTAATTTCAAAAGAACTTATTCAAGAAAGTGCTACGTTTATTAGTAATCAACTTGTTTTAATAACTGCTGAAGATGGGGAATTACAGCTAGAAAAAATTGAAGATTTAATTTCAGATGAAGTCCATAAAGTTTCGATTGGTTCCCCATCTATTGTCCCTGCAGGCACTTATGCAAAACAATCATTAGATCAATTAAATTTATGGCCAAAAATTGAAAGTAAGATAGTTTATGCAAAGGATGTTAGACAAGTTCTAACATATGTGGAAACGGGGAATGTAGCTGCTGGGTTTGTCTATAAAACAGATGCCATTGTCTCAGAAAATGTAAAGATTATCACGACTGTCGATGAAGAAAGCCATGATTTAATTACATATCCTGTCGGAATTCTTAAAAATACGGGTTCCCTTTCAGAAGCAAAACAATTTTATGATTTTTTACAGAGTGCAGAAGTAAAGGAGATCTGGATTAAATACGGATTTACATACATTCAATAA